The genomic segment CGCCTCGGCCATCGAGAAGGCGAGCCGCGCGCCGCTCCGGAAGAGCGTGAGGACGCCCTCCACCGGGCCGTGCGTGCGGGCGGTCAGCGGCACACACAGCAGGGACGTGACCTCGGCGCGTACGAGCACGTGCGCGCCGGACGCGTCCCTGCCGAACGCGTCCGGGTCCTCCGGGCGCACCTGAAGCGACGCCGCCCCGCCGCGTGCCGCCTCCACCACGAGGGGGCACGCGGCGGGGTCCTGCGCGAGGACGTCGGGGGCAGCCGGTGCGTCCGGTGGTCCCAGGACCGTGGTGCGCCGCAGCCTGGCGGCTCCCGCGTCGGCGATCACCCAGTCCGCGAACCGCCCGTGCAACACCCCGGCGGCCGCATCGAGGACAGCCGCGCCGTCCCCCGCGGGCACGGCGAGCAGCGCCGTCGTCATGGCGTCCAGCAGATCGAGCTGGGCCGCGTGCCGGGTCGCCTCACCGAGGTCGGGGGCCGGCCCCTGGACGCTCGGCCGGTGCTGCGCGTGGTCCTTCGTGGGCTGCAGCACGACGAGGACCGCGGTGCGCGGCTCCGCGCCGGGGCGCAGCGCGGTGAGGGTCGCGCGGACCGGGGTGCCGGGGCTCTGCTGCAGGTGCACGTTGAGACTCCGGTCGCCCTCGCCGCGGGCGACCGCCGCGGTCTGCGTACGGAACGCCACCCGGTCGGCGTGCATCAGGAACCCGGTCAGCGGGCGGCCCGTCGCATAGCCCGCGCGGACACCGGTCAGACCCGTCGCGGCGAAGTTCATGCGCCGCACCACGGTCTCCCTGTCGACCAGCGCCACCGGCAGCGGCATCCGCTGGAACAGGGACCGCAGCAGCCGCTGCTCGTCACGGTCCGCCGTGGCGTCGTCCCACTGCCCGTTGACGGCAAGACGCTCGTACGTCGGCCACAACTGGGCCGCCACATGGTCCAGTTCGAAGAGTGCGGCGTCCAGGACGGTGCCGAGGTCCCCGGCCGGGACGGAACGGGCCGACTTCAACTCGGCGACACGACGCAGGAAATCCGCGAGCTCTTCACCGAAAGCCTCCATCTGGGACATGCGCCGAACCTATCCGCTGCGACCGTTTTCCGTGAGCCGTGCCGGGAAGCCGAGGGAAGAGGAGGAACAGTCATGGCGCCCATGCCCGACCCGGACCTGCTTCGACCCCAGTCATCTCTGCCCGGCCGCAGGCTGTCCGAACTCGCCGAGCAGGCCGTGCGCTGCACCCCCGCCTGCTGCGGCGCGAGCACGACGGTGTCCGACGGCGGCGACGAACAGCCCATAGCCGTCACCCACCCCGACCTCGCCGGGCTCGTCTCCGTGCAACTGCGCTCCGGCGAAGGACCCATCCCCGCCGCCGAGGAGCGGGGCACGCCCGTCGACGCGGAGGACCTGCTGCGGGACGAGCGGTGGCCCGAGTACCGTGCGATGGCCCTCGACGCGGGCGTACGGTCCTGCGTCACGCTGCCCTTCCAGCGCGGCGGGCTCACCGTCACCCTGACCCTGTTCGGCTTCCGCCCCGGAGCGCTCGACGACCCCGGTCACGGGCCCGCCCGGGCGCTCGGGGACCTCGCCACGACGAGCTTCGTGCGCGACCGGCACTACCGCGCCGCGCTGACCGAGCTGGACCAGCTCGGCACGGCCATGCGGACCCGGCCGGTCGTGGACCAGGCGTCCGGCATCGTCATGCACGTCCTGGGCTGCGACGCGGACACCGCCTTCGGGGTGCTGCGCCGGATATCGCAGGCCACCAACCGCAAGCTCGCGGACGTCGCCGCGGCGCTCGTCGAGACGAAGGGCCGCGGCCTGGAACGCGAACTGGTATCGCTGGCCCGCTGAGTGCCTGTGTCATAACTCCGGCGAGAGCCTGTCCTCCGAGAGCGGAAGTGGCGGCGCCGGGCCGTCGGGGATACGTATGGATACGCAGGCACACGTACCGCCGACCGGCGCGGCGGACCAGTACGGCACGGAGGCACGGATGCGGCGCACGGAGACGGAGGGCCGCGGACCCGTCCGGTACGGGCCGCCCCAGCCGGAGCCGGGCCTCCCGGTCCTGCCCGAACTGGCGGCCGCCGCCGCGGCGGCGGCGGGCCGTTCCCCGGCCGAGCCCGCGGGTGGCGGCCCCGCGCTCCTCGACGCCGCGAGCGGCTACTGGGCCCGGCGCGGCCTGCCCGTGGAGCGCCACCAGGTCGTCGCCGCCCCCGGCGCCCCGCCCCTCCTGCTCGCCCTCACCGCGGCCCTCGGCGGCGACGTCCTGCTGCCGCGGCCCTGCGCCGCCTGGTGGGCGCCCCAGGCGCGGCTGCTCGGCCGCGACGTCTACCACGTGCCGACACCCGCCGAGTGCGGCGGCGTCCCCGACCCGTACGCCCTCCTGGAGACCGTCCGCAGGGTCCGCGAAGAGGGCGGAAGACCCCGGCTCCTCGTGCTCTCCGTCGCAGACGACCCGACCGCCACCGTGCCGCCGCCCGAAGTGCTCCACGAGACGGTGGAGGCCGCCGCCGGCGAAGGCCTGCACGTCGTCAGCGACGAGACGTGGCGCGACACCCTGCACCACCCCCGCGACACCGTCGTGATCGGCCCCGCCGAGATGGACCACGAGCGGGTGACCGTCCTGTGCGACCTCGCGGGGCCCTTCCTGCCCCCGGCGCTGCCCGCCGCCGTCGCCCGCTTCCCCGCGACTCCGGCGGGATCCGCCCTGCGCGCCCGCACCCTCGACGTCCTCACCGCGCTCGGCGCGACCCTCGCCGCACCCGCCGTCGCGGCGGCGTCGTACGCACTCGGCGAACCGGACCCGATCGTCGAACGGCTCGCCGCCGCCGTACGGCTGCACGCGCGCGTGGCCGACGCCGCGCAGCACGCGCTGCTCGCCGCGGGCGCCCTCGTCCGGCCCCCGCAGGCGGGCCGCCACCTCTACGCCGACCTGGGCCCCCTGCGCTCGGCGCTCGCCGCGCGGGACGTCGGTGACGCACAGGACCTGGAGGAGTACCTCGAAGCCCGCCTCGGCATGCCCGCACCGGGCGGCCACCGCTTCGGCGACGACTTCGACAAGCTGCGCGTACGCCTGTCCACGGGCCCCCTCCTCGGCGCGACCCCGGCGGAACAACAGGAGTCGCTCATGGCGCCCGACCCGCTGCGACTGCCGCACGTGAACCGTGCGCTGACCGCGTTCGGCGCGGCCTTCGACGACCTGCGCGCGGCCGTCGCGCGGCGGCCGGAACAGATGGAACGGACGGAACGGGCGGAACCGCCTCACTGACCCCGCTTGCGGTACTCGCGCACCAGCAGACGCACGGCCGCGGGGACGGCGGGCCGCGCCGACGAGACGAGGAGCCCGGCCCCCTTGGCGCGGGCCGCCCCGGCGGTGGCCTCCTCCATCCCGATCAGCGCCCGGCCGAAGGCACGGTGGGCCGCGGGAAGGTGCCCGACCAGCGCGTGGGCGGCGCGCAGGGACGTACAGGCGGCGTCGAGCTGCCGGGCGATCAGCTCACCGACCCCGGCGGTCGCCCGCCCCGCCACCAGGTCCTCCCGCGTCACCCCGTGACGCTCCAGCACGTCCCGGGGGAGGTTGAGGCGGCCGGCCCCGAGGTCGTCGGCCAGGTCGTTGACGAAGTCCAGACGCTGGCTGCCGTCGATGAACGCGCGGCAGGCGGAGCGGTACCCGGCGGGCTCGGCCCCCGGCGCGAGCACGTCGGCGAGGAGCATGAACGCGGGCAGGGAGTAGGCGTCGACGTAGCGCTGGTAGTCCGCCTCCGTGGCGAACCCGGCGAAGTCCAGCTCGACGGCCGCGCCGTCGAGGAACGCCTCGACGTGCCCGGCCAGACGCGGACGGGCCGCACAGGCGTGCAGCAACGGACGCAGCACGTCGTGGTCGCCGTGTCCCGTGGCCAGCGCCGCACGGACCTGCCCGGCCCACCGTTCGTACGCGG from the Streptomyces venezuelae genome contains:
- a CDS encoding PAS domain-containing protein — translated: MSQMEAFGEELADFLRRVAELKSARSVPAGDLGTVLDAALFELDHVAAQLWPTYERLAVNGQWDDATADRDEQRLLRSLFQRMPLPVALVDRETVVRRMNFAATGLTGVRAGYATGRPLTGFLMHADRVAFRTQTAAVARGEGDRSLNVHLQQSPGTPVRATLTALRPGAEPRTAVLVVLQPTKDHAQHRPSVQGPAPDLGEATRHAAQLDLLDAMTTALLAVPAGDGAAVLDAAAGVLHGRFADWVIADAGAARLRRTTVLGPPDAPAAPDVLAQDPAACPLVVEAARGGAASLQVRPEDPDAFGRDASGAHVLVRAEVTSLLCVPLTARTHGPVEGVLTLFRSGARLAFSMAEARTVDVMSRHIALAMRRSVRPRPS
- a CDS encoding ANTAR domain-containing response regulator; this encodes MPDPDLLRPQSSLPGRRLSELAEQAVRCTPACCGASTTVSDGGDEQPIAVTHPDLAGLVSVQLRSGEGPIPAAEERGTPVDAEDLLRDERWPEYRAMALDAGVRSCVTLPFQRGGLTVTLTLFGFRPGALDDPGHGPARALGDLATTSFVRDRHYRAALTELDQLGTAMRTRPVVDQASGIVMHVLGCDADTAFGVLRRISQATNRKLADVAAALVETKGRGLERELVSLAR
- a CDS encoding aminotransferase class I/II-fold pyridoxal phosphate-dependent enzyme, which encodes MRRTETEGRGPVRYGPPQPEPGLPVLPELAAAAAAAAGRSPAEPAGGGPALLDAASGYWARRGLPVERHQVVAAPGAPPLLLALTAALGGDVLLPRPCAAWWAPQARLLGRDVYHVPTPAECGGVPDPYALLETVRRVREEGGRPRLLVLSVADDPTATVPPPEVLHETVEAAAGEGLHVVSDETWRDTLHHPRDTVVIGPAEMDHERVTVLCDLAGPFLPPALPAAVARFPATPAGSALRARTLDVLTALGATLAAPAVAAASYALGEPDPIVERLAAAVRLHARVADAAQHALLAAGALVRPPQAGRHLYADLGPLRSALAARDVGDAQDLEEYLEARLGMPAPGGHRFGDDFDKLRVRLSTGPLLGATPAEQQESLMAPDPLRLPHVNRALTAFGAAFDDLRAAVARRPEQMERTERAEPPH
- a CDS encoding phytoene/squalene synthase family protein, with the protein product MGSWDAALDAADVRGERLRADFTRQRRVVARYRFPQYAAVRLLLPRPTVPHLLAATAFMHHTDSLLDGEGFLRERTAAYERWAGQVRAALATGHGDHDVLRPLLHACAARPRLAGHVEAFLDGAAVELDFAGFATEADYQRYVDAYSLPAFMLLADVLAPGAEPAGYRSACRAFIDGSQRLDFVNDLADDLGAGRLNLPRDVLERHGVTREDLVAGRATAGVGELIARQLDAACTSLRAAHALVGHLPAAHRAFGRALIGMEEATAGAARAKGAGLLVSSARPAVPAAVRLLVREYRKRGQ